The following DNA comes from Gimesia sp..
CGAATAATCTCGCCTGAAAATCAGACCGGACTCTGTCCGGATAACTATATAGATCAGATTTTTCAATTCTTGTTTTGAGGTAAATATCATGGGAAGTTACTCAACAGAGGGGCGCTATGTTAAATACACGCCCTCTGAAGCAACTCCTGCCGGCACCGAGGTGCTCGTGGGAAAGCGGTTCGGGTTTGTCCCCTCCGATCTGGCAGCAAACCAGAGAGGATCGATCGACACGGAAGGCGTCTGGAAGGTCACCAAGGTGGCTGGCGCTGCGACTGTTGATGGCGAACTCGCTTACCGCCTGAATGATGGGTCCGGATGGCAGATGTCAGCCGCTGGAGCGACACCATACGGTAAGTTTGTGGGAGATCAGGAATCAGCAGATACGACTTGCAAAGTGGAACTGATTCCCTCTCTCACAAGTGGTGGCACCAAAACCATTACCGAAGACACAACGCTGACGGCCGCCGATTCCGGTAAGACGATTTCGTCAGTCGGTGCTGCCGGTGCTGTTGTCGCTACCTTGCCGGCTGCCGTGCCTGGTCTGGAGTTTGACTTCTATGTCGGAGCTGCCCAGATGCTGCGACCGAAGGCTGCCGGTACTGATGTGATCGGTCTCCCCTCTACCGGGGTTGCTGGTTCTGCGGGAGAGTACATCGAAGCGAATGCGGTCGGCGAGACCGTCCGGCTGAAATGTATGGTGGCGGGAGTCTGGTCTCCCCTGGGTTACTCAGGC
Coding sequences within:
- a CDS encoding DUF2190 family protein, with product MGSYSTEGRYVKYTPSEATPAGTEVLVGKRFGFVPSDLAANQRGSIDTEGVWKVTKVAGAATVDGELAYRLNDGSGWQMSAAGATPYGKFVGDQESADTTCKVELIPSLTSGGTKTITEDTTLTAADSGKTISSVGAAGAVVATLPAAVPGLEFDFYVGAAQMLRPKAAGTDVIGLPSTGVAGSAGEYIEANAVGETVRLKCMVAGVWSPLGYSGTWAHQT